tattatttttgtcattttaagtttACTTGAGATAgattaatttatttgttgaaaaatgtcttttctctcctccccgcGCCAATTGTGTGTATGTGCGAGGGTGTGttgtgaatttgtttttcttgttggtTTTCACCTTCACTGACTTTCTGAATCTGAGGCTAAAGTCGAATTCTTTCTGACAGTCACTACCCTAGTGTTAGTCCCAGTTTCGACAATGATTTctgattctgaaaaataaaatttatatgaaaaaaatgcacactGCAAAAACTCCAGCATAACAAATAACTATACTTGGAACTGGATAAATTTCACAAGTGAATCTTCTTTTCCTGAAACTATGCTACATAGGATAAATTTTATACACTTTtagatacaaatataaaaataaaactaaaatgccTTCAAACTTGAGATTTTTGGGGGTTTGAAATGTGGAGAGATTTTAGGATAGAAATGTTGTAGAAGAGAAGTAtgagtcctttttaaaaatgcatgcatGATTCATAATTTGCTATCTCTAAAATTTTTCCACCAGCTAGCAAATTTTCAGTTCTGGAATATGTTAGATGAGACCTTATTCGTTTAAATACAAAAGTAAAGTtggataatttaatttaaattttttttaatggagaggaTAAGAGCATTACCAAAAGGGGGTATGATTTTGGTTTAGAACCCTAACCAAATTTgtggttattataaaaatatttagtttatagaaaaaattatttgtcttATCAAATTGACTTAAGCaccctataaatatttgtttaatttactttttttttttgctttggattCCTATTATGGTTTAACTATTtaaatgttctgtcacttttgaacctttaataatgtaaaatattataaaagcatttaaaatcagttttatgaTTAAGATGGACTGAATTTATCCAATTAATCTATTGTCTTTTCACCTGAATTTTATACAGGCATGGAGGTAGACATACATATACTATCTCTGGCAATTGTAGGAGAGCTCCCAAAATATTATGGCAtcactttttttctcaaaattgatCCATAATCTATTAGAAATCTAATAGTGTAAATAAGTAGTTTTAATAATGTGAAAgtttcctcagtttttcttttaaaacagtaCATTCTTCTAATGCACTgcaatagattttctttctttttgtagctATAATTTGATGCACTTATATTTTCTCACtgtctttttgaaaattaaatcagtttcatttttccTAAGACAGGAACCAACAAGCATAGTATAACTTGTTACGACTCCTTGATTTggaaaaaatttatgtttaatacAGAGTGTAACTAAAGATTAGTAATTCCTCTTTATTATGGTCTAGCTGATATAACAAAATAATGGTtaccctaaaaaagaatgatctaccaccaccacccactCAAAGTGTAAGATAGTTGTGATTGcaaacactatttttaaattcctctctGGTAATGGTTTTGCATCAAAGATGATTTAGGAACCAAATGAGGTGACCATCTCCTTTTCAGTGAATTCTCCAAGTGGAATCTTGGAAAAGGTCTTAGTTTTCTCTTCCTGCTattaaaaattaccacaaattttgTAGCCTCAACCAACAAAAATCTATTATCTTATGATTCTGAAAGTTAGAAGTCTAAAATGGATCCAAAGGGCTGCACACCTTTTGGAAGTTCTAGgaaagaatccatttccttgccttttccaactTCCAGTGATGTCACCATTCTTGGCTCTTGGCCCCTGCATCGTCTCTTTGACAACTGCTTCCATTCTTATATCTTCTCTCTCTGATACtgccggttttttttttttttttttccttactaccttccccccccccccccccactgtacagcaaggggatcaagttatccctacatgtatacattttcccccaccctttgttctgttgcgatatgAGTATCCTGACCGTTTTTTATAAGGAAATTTGTTATTAAATTGGGCCCACCTGACAATCCAGGTTAACCtctctcaaaatccttaatttaaccacatctgcaaagtccatGTTGCCACATAAAGTAATATAGTCACAGTTCTTGAGTATCTTTGGAAGGCATTATTTAGCTTACCAAAGGAAGGAATTTTAGGACTTGATAGACaaactttctcattttatacTTAACGAAATTGAAGTGCAACGTTCAGGGTAACTTAAAACAAGGGTAGCTTAAAAGGTTTTCAAGAATTAagttgaggtttttgtttgtttgtttgtttgttttgccacttAATTACCACGTTCTGCGTTCAGATATACAGCTGAACCATACAAAATCTCTGGGCCTTACATAATTTCatatcaaaatgaagaaaatacaggaggTTAGGCTGCAGTAAAAGCCAGTTTGTTCCTCACACTTTTGCTGTCTGTGACTCTAACAGTATTTTTTGTGTGGCTGGAACTCCACAAAAGTTTGGAAAATATAACAGAAGgtgttcagaaaagaaaaatggaatactTAGAAGAACTGGCTACATGAGTAGGTAACTGAAAGAAAATAGTAACTAGACTGTGGCTTGTAAGGGCATCCGCATGGGGTGGAGGCTTCACAGTCCTGACCACTCTGCTCTCTCCCTCAGGTCATGATGATGGGCAGCACCCGCGTGgcggagctgctgctgctccacGGCGCAGACCCCAACTGCGAGGACCCCGCCACCCTCACCCGACCGGTACACGACGCcgccagggagggcttcctggacaCTTTGGTGGTCCTGCACCGAGCCGGGGCGCGGTTAGACGTGCGAGACGCCTGGGGCCGCCTTCCCGTCGACCTGGCTGAGGAGAAGGGCCACCGTGACGTCGCCGGGTACCTGCGCGCGAACGCAGGGAGGACCGAAGGCGGTAGCCACGCTCGCTCAAACTCTGGAGAAGATCCCGCAGGTGAGCTGGCCTATTCAGCTAAAACAGCTCAACGCATTCGTTTCTCAGAAGAGAAAGTTGGGGCCAGAAGGGTAGAGTATTTGGTCTTACCTTAGCTCACTCTGCAAACCCATGGGATAACTCCAGTTGCGCTGCCTCCTTACGGGAGCAGACTGGAAATAGCCCAAGATAGACTTCCGCGTGTTAAAGCCCATCCGATAAAcatgctccacccccacccccaaacactcGTGCCACAGCTCAAGGACCAGACTGTGGCGAATTGAACACTTAGGAGGCTAGAGGTCTAGTGGCCCCTCCTCCTGCAGATTAACTGGCCAGCCTCATCCATTTAATGGCCCCCAATTTCCTTATGAGCTTACCCAGGAAGCTGAACCAACCCTGGAATTTACAAAGCCAAGTGCGCATGGCACCGTCCGGCAGAGAGCTATCATTCTCGGCTCTTTTGCAAAATTCTGCTAAATGGAACTCTAGCTCTATGCTGTGGAGTTTTCCAGAGCTCCCGCAGGAGGTTTCCAGGGCTACTGGAATAGAGACCTCCCCAACACTCAAGTCTGCACCATGGAATTTGCTATGGGATTTCCTGCACTCTCTGAGAAACTGAGACCCTCTTTTAAGCTTATGTGGTCCTCCTTGCCTTTTCCTATGACTGCGAGGACTTtttatccttggcctcattcCCCTACCTCACTCCTACCTGCCTAAAAAGTACCAGctttactctgatttttttctgaaggGTGAATCAATATGAAGcaatatacaaaattaacacgAAAATTTAAGGTAGACTACGTCTTTGAAGAGACTGATATTAAACCTATTTTGGCTCTGAACTGGGGCATCAGGCTCTGTGTGCCTTAGAGGAGCCTAGGAATATAGAGTGGAGAGGCTCACTCTGGACCTTTAACTGGGACATGTCTGAAGTGTAGCGTGCCTTGGGTGTGAGAGGCATGAATGTCTCCTTCCTGtctactctctctctcctccaattGAAGCTTGAGCTTGGGACCCTGGTAGGACTAGGAATCAAGCACAGGGCTGTTGGGCCTTGAAAGAACTGGGAGGAGCTGAAGAGAAGGATTTAGAAGTGAGCCAAGCAAATGAATAGAGTAAGCCTTTATAGTCAAACCTAAGGTATTTAACCCAAGTACCTATgatctttctcccttctttacTTCCTTCCTGCCCAGCATACCTAGCTGCCGGcttcccttcctgcctgccttccttaaGTTCCTACTGTGATAAGCCCCATTCTAGGTAGGACACAAAAGTGAACAAGACATAACAGGagtcctgccctcacagagcttagGTTCTGGTAAATAGACTTCAAGGAATGTAACGATGTATTTCAAAGAATGAGTTTTTGATGTAAAACAAATATGGTGGAGAAGAGTGAACTGTTAATGGGGGGAAGGCTGTCTTAGAGTGGTCAGAGAACCTAACTGATGAGAAGAGATTAGCTATTGGAGGCAGAAAAACTCTCAAGTGCAAagactgccttaaaaaaaaaaaaaagaagaagaagaaaaacgtCGTGGATTAGCAGGATGGAGGTGAGCTGGAGCGAGTTGCACAGTGAGATCAAAGAGGAGGGCCGAGATCAGATAGCATAGTGGCTTGTAAGTCAAAGAAAGGATGTTAGAGCAAAACATGTATTTTGTGCTAGAAACGTTAGAGAGCCTGTTTGGGAGAGGGAATCTGGGAAAGAAGACGGTAGAACTGGAACCGAAAAGCTGCATACTTCGGAGTGCGCCTGAGCTCGAGGTGCCCTCTGGTTACATGAGTTTGCTGAATCTCCCCGGTGCATGTGCAAGAGATACTTGGGGCCTTGCGAAGAGCGAGGCGACACCTTCACGTCCAGTCGCCTAGCGTTATGTATGGCAAATAACTTGGCATTCGTTGTATACCCAATTTCTTCTTGCAACCCCTCGGGCTGAGCCGTTGCTCTCTTCCGGCCCTCCTCGAGCAGGTCCGGAGCGGGAGCGGCTGGCGAGAGGGAAGCAGACCAGCTGAACAGGCTCCGGAGTGCCACGGCTGCTGAGAGGGTCCAGACTCGCTAGAGGGTTGGTGGATGTTAAGAAGAGGTgtcggagttcccgccgtggctcagtggtttacgaatccgactaggaaccatgaggtttcgggttcgatccctggcctcactcagtgggttaaggatcctgcgttgccctgacctgtggtgtaggttgcagacgcagctcggatcccgccttgctgtggctctggcgtaggccggcagctgtagctctgattagacccctagcctgggaaactccatatgagagcggccttagaaaaggcaaaaaaaaaaaaaagaaagaaagaaaaaaaggtgtccGCATAACCAGTGGGGGACTgcaagagaggagggagggagggctcgCAAGGCTTCGAATTCAGGtttctaatgtcctttttctttctacagaCATTTCCAACCTTCAAAATCATTGAAACACAGAGATACTGCAACTatgtgaaaatttgaaaaaaagaagcacaCCACCACCACACCAAATTCTTCCCTGGGTTGCCTTTTAGAAAACTTGGAACTGCTGGTGTTCCCCTATGGCgccacgggttaaggatctgacattgttattTCAGCGGGTGGGGGTtcatgctgtggggtgggtttgaaattcctggccgggaacttccacatatacAGCGGGCAAGGCTAATGGGGAACAAAAAATTGTCATATAGATTTGCTTTCCCCTTCCTTCGAATTTACATTCATaaaagggtttaaaaaaaaaaaaaagccaacactcTTCTTGTCTTTTCATCAGGTTGAATTTTCTGGATCGAGTGAGTATTCAGGCCCTGGGAACACATCTATGTGGGCACTTCCTCTTTCGAGCCTCACACCCGCCAGGCATGGGGTTATAACAGCCATTTTGTGAACTAGGAAAACGAATCTTAAGTGGATTACACTGTCTTTCTTGTGTCAATCTGCCAGCAAGTGGTGGAGCCAAGgctcaaaacaaattaaaactaatagtgttttttctttcactcattcagTCAACATTGACGGAGCATCGATTTTGGCACCATGCCAGGGATATAGGTGGGCTGGGGGGGAGTATTACATCAATTAACCAACACACGAACATGTAACTAGAAATTTTAATGCCTATTTCATTGAATTGCAGATATAGCATAGACTCACTGTTTTTTCCTGAACCGCTTGGAAAACACTGCATAAGCACACACCATGGATTGTAAGGCACATCTGGATTTCCCATGATAAAAGGTTAACAGCTGGGTCTTAAGATATGAAATGGGGTAAAAAGTGATAAATGGAAACTCCGGAGAGACCTCGGATTGACCCTTGGCTTTCCCTTATGTGGCTCCAGGATCTGCCAATAATTGGCAGAGCCTGCAGGACATGGTCCGCAACCACAAGCCGGGTTCTGAACTAAGGGCCTGCATGAGCTCACCTCCATGCCAGCCCAGTACTCTGAGACTCTCCAGCAGCGGTGAGATTGCAGCTGTGATCACcacccaaaccaaaagcagctcCACGCTTCTCTGCCAGAGCAGGGATGCTGCAGGAACGAGGCCTCAACTTCAGCTGGTGCTGCCTTGGCTTCcttgcttatatttatttttgaggtgaaattcacataaaataaaattaataaagtataaaattcacTGGTATTCAGCAACCGTCGCCATTTATCttgttccaaaacattttcatctccGAAGGAGACCCCATTCACATTAAGCATACTTGTTAGAACTTCCCTGTTCCCAGTCCCCAGGTCCTGGCAACTACTAATCTCCTAttatctctatggatttacctattctggacatttcatatgaaaGGAATCATTCAATATATTTCCTCTTGTgactcttctttcacttagcctaatattTTTTCAGTTCATCTGTGTTGCAGCATGTATCAAtactttcactcttttttatggctaaatattaATCCATTGTTTATTCCTTCATCTGGTGAtgaacatctgggttgtttccaccttttggcttttTTGAATAgtgctatgaatattcatatacaagtatttgaacactttttttttttcaattctttgggatagacccaggagtggaattgctaggttatATAATAATACTGTTTAACTTTTTgtgaaattgccaaactgttttctatgGTGGCTGCACCATTAAACATTCCACCAGCAACATACAAGAATTACAATTATTTCTATATCCTCAATAACACTTATTATTTTCTGGGGTGTTTTCTAtaagccatcctagtgggtatgaagtggtaattgggtttgatttacatttccttaatgactacagatgttgagcaccttttcatgggTTTAGTAGTCATGTGCATATTTTCTTAGAAGAACTGTCCCTTcaattcctttgcccatttttattattattttttatttatttatttttgtctttttgctatttcttcggccactcccgcggcatatggaggttcccaggctaggggtcgaatcggagctgtagccaccggcccctttgcccatttttaaattgagttgtttctctttttgctgttaagttgtaagAGAcctttatatattatagatactagatccttat
The nucleotide sequence above comes from Phacochoerus africanus isolate WHEZ1 chromosome 2, ROS_Pafr_v1, whole genome shotgun sequence. Encoded proteins:
- the LOC125119944 gene encoding cyclin-dependent kinase inhibitor 2A-like isoform X2 gives rise to the protein MEPSADWLASAAARGREGEVRALLEAGALANAPNRYGRSPIQVMMMGSTRVAELLLLHGADPNCEDPATLTRPVHDAAREGFLDTLVVLHRAGARLDVRDAWGRLPVDLAEEKGHRDVAGYLRANAGRTEGGSHARSNSGEDPADISNLQNH
- the LOC125119944 gene encoding cyclin-dependent kinase inhibitor 2A-like isoform X1 — protein: MMMGSTRVAELLLLHGADPNCEDPATLTRPVHDAAREGFLDTLVVLHRAGARLDVRDAWGRLPVDLAEEKGHRDVAGYLRANAGRTEGGSHARSNSGEDPADISNLQNH